Proteins encoded within one genomic window of Pirellulales bacterium:
- a CDS encoding UbiA family prenyltransferase, giving the protein MVLALARLLRLPNLFSAWADIFLGWLVANPDWWWQNSSLGSRLQFILLLLCSSGIYLAGMVWNDIFDAKIDEIERPQRPIPAGKISLATARGLGWGLFAAGLMASVAASALSQNFLPMATAAVLALTAHSYNAVLKFTPLGPVCLGLCRALNVLLGMSTAVPMWEFWQVCIAAGLGIYIMGVTVFAAGEAGYSARTRLIVGWVVMLLGMAVLWFNPHWLRDYPPLPTKLEASPLIWSYMWLALAGLISLRPLIAIANPHPQLVQLAVVQSLRSLIILDAVVCYSVRDAAGAVMILVLIIPSLLLGRWVYST; this is encoded by the coding sequence ATGGTCTTGGCACTTGCGCGACTTTTGCGTTTACCTAATCTGTTTTCCGCTTGGGCGGACATTTTTTTAGGCTGGTTGGTAGCCAATCCTGATTGGTGGTGGCAAAACTCATCCCTCGGCTCGCGTTTGCAATTTATCCTGCTATTGCTCTGCAGCAGCGGGATTTATTTGGCGGGAATGGTCTGGAACGACATTTTTGACGCAAAAATCGACGAGATCGAACGTCCCCAGCGGCCCATTCCCGCGGGAAAAATCTCCCTGGCCACAGCCCGCGGTTTGGGGTGGGGTCTGTTTGCGGCGGGACTGATGGCCAGCGTGGCGGCTAGCGCCCTATCACAAAATTTCTTGCCCATGGCCACGGCGGCGGTCCTGGCATTGACCGCGCACAGCTACAACGCCGTGCTGAAGTTCACGCCCCTGGGACCTGTTTGCCTGGGCCTGTGCCGCGCGCTGAATGTGCTCTTGGGTATGTCCACCGCCGTGCCGATGTGGGAATTTTGGCAAGTTTGTATCGCCGCGGGACTAGGGATTTACATCATGGGAGTGACGGTGTTTGCCGCAGGTGAAGCTGGATACAGCGCGCGGACGCGGTTGATCGTCGGGTGGGTGGTCATGTTGCTGGGCATGGCTGTACTGTGGTTTAATCCGCATTGGTTGCGGGATTACCCGCCATTACCGACAAAGCTCGAAGCCAGTCCGCTTATTTGGAGTTACATGTGGCTGGCGCTGGCGGGGCTGATCTCCTTGCGGCCCTTGATCGCCATTGCCAATCCCCACCCGCAATTGGTGCAACTGGCGGTGGTGCAGTCTCTTCGTTCATTAATTATTTTAGACGCTGTCGTGTGCTATAGTGTGCGCGATGCGGCGGGGGCGGTTATGATTTTAGTCTTAATCATTCCCAGCTTGCTCTTGGGTCGCTGGGTCTATTCCACCTGA
- a CDS encoding cation-translocating P-type ATPase, with translation MPQVTLPEPDYSVAAHHLSTEDVIAHAGVLLDTGLSQSAATARLAQAGLNQLAAPPAPSWWLQCLAQVHEVVVWLLLSAAVIAAILGEWIDTLAILGIVVLNAALGIFQQRKAERALAALRQLSAPTAKVLRDGILQKLPAAEIVPGDLIELEAGDQVPADARLVSSFSLRAAEATLTGESVPVDKTAAVILPEETPLAERRNIVYQGTVIAAGKGTAVVYATGMETELGKIAKLLEGHSWESTPLQQRLTRLGRVLAVICLGLTAGIGILQLIRGAAWLETLHLAVSLAVAAIPEGLPAAVTITLAVGLERLVRRNAIIRKLAGVETLGSITTICTDKTGTLTQNEMTVREVRTLRQSLSVTGAGYAPQGELICKETQLGLDGAMPSALRRILEISAWCNNTQVVPSAEQPGQWIAVGDPTEAALVVLARKGNVESASRGELIFEIPFDSERKMMSVVVQPNSGQALLCAKGAPEPLLQKCQAILDGDAVIPLTDSAKDRILAAATELGGQALRVLGLAYRPWSNTENPEFSEKNLIFAGLVGMIDPPRVEVKQAVAQCRAAGIRPVMITGDHPVTALAIARELGIAGERDIALSGADLDAANDAQLLTKLDQTAVFARVTAEHKLRLVRLLRHHGKVVAMTGDGVNDAPAVKAADIGIAMGRTGTDVTKQAATMVLADDNFATIIKAVEEGRGIFDNIQKFIHYLLAGNAGKILFMLFATLWAWPNPLLAVQLLWLNLVTDGLPALGLGMEPPEAGVMRRMPRDPRANLISCYQALWIAAHGLLTAMAALAGFAWVYQGDTASLSAAQVVAFCILAFSQLAYSLTCRSRTLTFWNLGWQTNLPLLTAVAISAGLQLAIVLIPALHPLFGIEAYPAGYEWLLIACLSIFPAAIVEMTKLFGQSIRERSNSEISQQAPIAEDNSNAIRTAQASG, from the coding sequence ATGCCCCAGGTTACTTTACCGGAGCCAGATTATTCAGTGGCGGCGCATCACCTCTCAACGGAAGATGTGATCGCCCATGCCGGCGTATTGCTTGACACTGGCTTAAGCCAGTCGGCGGCGACTGCCAGGCTGGCCCAGGCGGGCCTGAATCAACTGGCGGCCCCCCCGGCCCCGTCCTGGTGGCTGCAATGCCTGGCGCAGGTGCATGAAGTGGTGGTCTGGCTGTTACTAAGCGCGGCGGTCATCGCGGCGATCTTGGGGGAGTGGATTGACACGCTGGCGATCTTGGGGATTGTGGTGCTCAATGCCGCCTTGGGGATTTTTCAACAACGCAAGGCCGAGCGGGCGCTGGCGGCCTTGCGACAGCTTTCCGCCCCGACGGCCAAAGTGCTGCGGGATGGCATTTTGCAAAAGCTACCCGCCGCCGAAATTGTGCCCGGGGATTTAATCGAACTTGAGGCCGGAGATCAGGTTCCCGCCGACGCCCGGCTGGTTAGTTCGTTCAGTTTACGCGCCGCCGAAGCGACCTTAACGGGAGAATCGGTCCCGGTGGATAAAACGGCCGCTGTCATCCTGCCGGAAGAAACCCCCTTGGCCGAGCGCCGCAACATCGTGTACCAGGGAACGGTGATCGCCGCGGGAAAAGGGACCGCGGTGGTCTATGCCACGGGTATGGAAACGGAGTTGGGCAAGATTGCCAAGCTGCTTGAGGGCCATTCGTGGGAATCGACTCCCCTGCAGCAACGTTTGACGCGACTGGGGCGCGTGTTGGCCGTGATTTGCCTGGGTCTGACGGCGGGGATCGGGATTTTGCAATTAATCCGAGGCGCGGCATGGTTGGAAACTTTGCACTTGGCGGTCAGCCTGGCTGTGGCCGCTATCCCCGAAGGGTTGCCCGCCGCCGTCACCATCACCCTGGCCGTCGGCTTGGAACGCCTGGTCCGCCGCAACGCCATTATTCGTAAACTAGCGGGCGTGGAGACATTAGGCTCTATCACCACCATCTGCACGGACAAGACCGGGACCTTGACCCAGAATGAAATGACCGTGCGCGAGGTTCGCACGCTACGGCAAAGCCTCTCCGTCACGGGAGCGGGATATGCTCCGCAGGGGGAATTGATTTGCAAGGAAACCCAACTCGGCCTGGATGGCGCTATGCCGAGCGCGTTACGGCGGATCCTCGAAATTTCCGCCTGGTGCAACAATACGCAAGTGGTCCCCAGCGCCGAACAACCGGGTCAATGGATCGCCGTGGGAGACCCCACGGAGGCGGCGTTGGTGGTCCTGGCGCGAAAGGGAAACGTGGAATCCGCTTCGCGCGGCGAACTCATTTTTGAGATTCCTTTTGATTCCGAAAGAAAGATGATGTCGGTGGTGGTGCAGCCGAATTCCGGTCAAGCTCTTTTGTGCGCTAAGGGCGCGCCGGAACCACTTTTACAAAAGTGCCAGGCGATTCTGGATGGGGATGCCGTGATCCCCCTGACTGACTCGGCCAAGGATCGCATCTTAGCTGCCGCCACCGAGCTAGGGGGACAGGCGCTGCGCGTGCTGGGTCTGGCTTATCGGCCCTGGTCAAACACGGAAAACCCCGAATTTTCGGAGAAAAACCTGATTTTTGCCGGTCTGGTGGGGATGATCGATCCCCCCCGCGTCGAAGTTAAACAAGCCGTCGCGCAATGCCGCGCGGCGGGCATTCGCCCCGTGATGATTACCGGCGATCATCCCGTGACTGCCTTGGCAATTGCCCGCGAACTGGGGATTGCCGGCGAGCGGGATATTGCCCTGAGTGGCGCGGACCTGGACGCCGCCAATGATGCCCAACTTTTAACTAAGCTGGACCAAACCGCGGTCTTTGCCCGGGTCACCGCCGAGCACAAGCTACGGCTGGTGCGCTTGCTGCGTCACCATGGCAAAGTTGTCGCCATGACCGGCGACGGTGTCAATGACGCCCCGGCGGTAAAGGCCGCCGATATTGGCATTGCCATGGGTCGGACGGGAACGGACGTTACCAAACAAGCGGCCACCATGGTCCTGGCCGATGATAATTTCGCCACCATTATCAAAGCCGTCGAGGAAGGCCGCGGCATCTTTGACAATATTCAAAAATTTATCCATTATCTGTTAGCCGGTAACGCCGGAAAAATTCTCTTTATGTTATTTGCCACGCTGTGGGCCTGGCCGAATCCCCTGTTGGCCGTGCAATTGCTGTGGTTAAACCTGGTTACGGATGGACTTCCAGCGCTGGGCCTGGGGATGGAACCCCCCGAAGCCGGAGTGATGCGCCGCATGCCGCGCGATCCCCGGGCCAACCTCATTAGTTGCTACCAGGCATTATGGATTGCCGCGCATGGATTGTTGACCGCGATGGCGGCCCTGGCGGGCTTTGCGTGGGTGTACCAGGGAGACACCGCCTCGTTATCTGCCGCGCAAGTCGTGGCATTTTGCATCCTGGCATTTTCGCAACTGGCTTATTCTCTGACGTGCCGTAGCCGTACGTTGACATTTTGGAATTTGGGCTGGCAGACCAACCTGCCGCTTTTAACCGCCGTAGCGATCTCCGCCGGTCTGCAACTGGCGATTGTGCTGATTCCCGCCTTGCATCCGTTATTTGGAATCGAGGCCTACCCCGCTGGATATGAATGGCTGCTGATTGCTTGCCTGTCAATATTTCCCGCAGCTATCGTGGAAATGACAAAGCTTTTTGGCCAAAGCATCCGCGAGAGGAGCAATTCTGAAATTTCCCAGCAAGCGCCAATTGCCGAGGATAACTCCAACGCCATCCGCACCGCACAAGCGAGTGGATAA
- a CDS encoding zf-TFIIB domain-containing protein — MKCPACENQLQMSTREGIEIDYCPTCRGVWLDRGELDKLIERSNRPAGPGEGSRRRVDDDDDDFDDDNMRGGRRGSEQFDSHHPRKKRESFWSEFFDFG; from the coding sequence ATGAAATGTCCCGCGTGTGAAAATCAATTACAGATGTCGACGCGCGAAGGTATTGAAATTGATTATTGTCCCACGTGCCGGGGAGTCTGGCTGGACCGTGGCGAGTTGGACAAATTGATCGAGCGGTCCAACCGACCCGCGGGTCCGGGGGAGGGAAGCCGTCGAAGGGTTGATGATGACGACGATGACTTTGATGATGATAATATGCGCGGCGGTCGGCGTGGCTCTGAACAATTTGATTCGCATCATCCCCGGAAAAAGCGGGAGTCGTTTTGGAGCGAGTTTTTTGACTTTGGCTAG
- a CDS encoding HPF/RaiA family ribosome-associated protein translates to MKILFRTSGVEFSSAEQTLAERKLQFALSNFARHFQRVNVFLSDVNGAKGGEDKLCRIVLHLRRQPSLVIEERACDILPVIDLAAERAGQVLGRKVERRRAPSSATSMSGESWRRN, encoded by the coding sequence ATGAAAATTTTGTTCAGGACGAGCGGGGTGGAGTTTTCTTCAGCGGAGCAAACCCTGGCGGAGCGAAAGCTGCAATTTGCGCTTAGTAATTTTGCGCGGCATTTTCAGCGGGTAAATGTGTTTCTGTCGGACGTGAACGGGGCCAAGGGGGGAGAGGACAAACTGTGCCGGATCGTCCTGCACTTGCGCAGGCAGCCTTCGTTAGTCATTGAGGAACGGGCCTGCGATATCCTGCCGGTGATTGACTTGGCCGCTGAGCGGGCGGGGCAGGTGCTGGGTCGCAAGGTTGAACGCCGCCGGGCCCCTTCTTCCGCCACCAGCATGTCGGGGGAATCGTGGCGGCGGAATTAA
- a CDS encoding LysR family transcriptional regulator — MDWLNYHHLQYFWLTAQEGSISRASELLHVTPATVSIQIRELEKSLGVKLFRKAGRGLAVTDVGETVFRYARDIFAQGRELQEVLRGEPSGHPRLLRVGIKDVMPKLVAYQLLEPALQQPERLRLICQEGSLTRLAADLGVHQLDVVLSDTPLDPAFKIRAYSHLLGESAAIVVGTRKLAEKYREGYPGSLDHAPFLLPTEQSVLRRSLEGWFGDHSLRPDIRAEFDDSAMLKIAGRAGAGLFVIPEVIQAEVQTMYGVEFVGRVSGVSERFYALSAERKLKHPAVVAISAQAKRRLSGG, encoded by the coding sequence GTGGATTGGCTGAACTACCATCATTTGCAGTACTTTTGGCTTACCGCCCAAGAAGGCAGCATCAGCCGCGCTAGCGAACTCCTGCACGTGACCCCCGCCACGGTCAGCATCCAGATCCGCGAACTGGAAAAATCCCTCGGCGTCAAGCTTTTTCGCAAAGCCGGACGCGGACTGGCCGTCACCGACGTCGGCGAGACCGTCTTTCGCTATGCCCGCGATATCTTTGCCCAGGGGCGCGAACTGCAAGAGGTCCTGCGGGGCGAACCCAGCGGCCACCCCCGCTTGTTGCGCGTGGGGATCAAGGATGTCATGCCCAAGCTAGTCGCGTATCAGCTATTAGAGCCAGCCCTGCAGCAGCCGGAACGGTTGCGGCTGATCTGCCAAGAAGGAAGCCTGACGCGGCTAGCGGCCGATCTGGGCGTGCACCAGTTGGATGTGGTATTGTCGGACACGCCGCTGGATCCCGCGTTCAAGATTCGCGCGTATTCGCATCTGTTGGGGGAGTCCGCGGCGATCGTGGTGGGGACCCGCAAGCTGGCCGAAAAGTATCGCGAGGGTTACCCCGGCTCGCTGGACCACGCGCCGTTTTTATTGCCGACGGAACAATCGGTATTGCGGCGGTCGCTCGAGGGCTGGTTTGGGGATCATTCCCTGCGGCCGGACATCCGGGCCGAATTTGACGACAGCGCCATGCTCAAGATCGCGGGACGGGCGGGGGCGGGCCTGTTTGTCATTCCGGAGGTTATCCAGGCCGAGGTGCAAACCATGTACGGCGTCGAGTTCGTGGGCCGGGTCTCGGGCGTGTCGGAACGGTTCTACGCCCTGTCCGCCGAACGCAAACTGAAACACCCCGCCGTCGTGGCCATCTCCGCCCAAGCCAAGAGGCGCCTGAGCGGGGGGTAG
- a CDS encoding FG-GAP repeat protein produces MQKNRSTTMSRHTCAMRLLAAIVVAAGVLSLAWQPVHAAVLTASDGAGVDRFGHSVSLSGTTGLVGAYWDDIGSTVDQGSAYVFRNLGTANGTVNEQVKLVASDGAGGDSFGWSVSLSGTTGLVGAVRDTIGSNTAQGSAYVFRNLGTATGTVNENAKLTASDGARSDQFGRSVSLSGTIGLIGAYSDDIGANRAQGSAYVFRNLDTATGTVTQHVKLVASDGAADDSFGSSVSLSGTIGLVGAYADGTGASFNQGSAYVFRNLHTASGTVTQHVKLTAFDTAEDDYFGHSVSLSGTIGLVGAYQDDIGPNSDQGSAYVFRNLHTASGTVNQNVKLVASDGARDDDFGYSVSLSGTTGLIGAYSDDIGASFNQGSAYVFRNLDTASLTVTQHVKLVASDGAGSDSFGSSVSLAGDAFTIGAFGKNLGTGRAYTGTVSSVTTLDEGNASRTIDGISFISRDDWIIGQTTSDNQVTLLAGNTGDVTAAGKAVYVGQNAGSNDNTLVIAGTLTASQVNVGTAGNTGNMLLVNGTLNGGGTVTVASNATLAGAGFIVGNVVNAGLFSPGNSPGVMSITGNLLGSGDYLMEIESLSSFDQINLTGALSFNDSIIRIDLGGYTPVLDDSFDLFDFAGTIGGSWSFDFTQAPLTAGLTWDTNTFATTGSISVVPEPSVWFLGGLATIGLSLLRLLSIPTLGRK; encoded by the coding sequence ATGCAGAAAAATCGTTCAACGACAATGTCACGCCACACCTGCGCTATGCGCCTACTCGCGGCAATTGTCGTGGCGGCGGGTGTGCTAAGCCTGGCGTGGCAACCTGTCCATGCGGCCGTCCTCACCGCCTCCGATGGCGCAGGGGTTGATCGGTTCGGACATTCCGTGAGCTTGTCAGGCACGACCGGGCTGGTCGGGGCTTACTGGGACGACATCGGGTCGACTGTCGATCAAGGCTCGGCTTACGTTTTCCGCAACCTCGGCACCGCCAACGGCACGGTCAACGAGCAGGTCAAGCTGGTCGCCTCCGACGGCGCGGGGGGTGACAGTTTCGGCTGGTCCGTAAGTCTGTCAGGCACAACCGGCCTGGTCGGGGCTGTGAGGGACACGATCGGGTCGAACACTGCTCAAGGCTCGGCCTACGTCTTCCGCAACTTGGGCACCGCCACCGGTACAGTCAACGAGAATGCCAAGCTCACCGCCTCCGACGGCGCGAGATCAGACCAATTCGGCAGATCCGTGAGTCTGTCGGGCACGATCGGGCTGATCGGGGCTTACTCGGACGACATCGGGGCGAACAGAGCTCAAGGCTCGGCCTACGTCTTCCGCAACCTCGACACCGCCACCGGCACGGTCACGCAGCACGTCAAGCTGGTCGCCTCCGACGGCGCAGCGGATGACTCGTTCGGCTCTTCTGTGAGCCTGTCGGGGACGATCGGCCTGGTCGGGGCTTACGCGGATGGCACCGGGGCGAGCTTCAATCAAGGCTCGGCCTACGTCTTTCGCAACCTCCACACCGCCAGCGGCACGGTCACGCAGCACGTCAAACTCACCGCCTTCGACACGGCGGAGGATGACTACTTCGGCCATTCCGTAAGCTTGTCGGGCACGATTGGCCTAGTCGGAGCTTACCAGGACGACATCGGGCCGAACAGCGATCAAGGCTCGGCCTACGTCTTCCGCAACCTCCACACCGCCAGCGGCACAGTCAACCAGAACGTCAAGCTGGTTGCTTCCGATGGTGCGCGGGATGATGATTTCGGCTATTCCGTGAGCCTGTCGGGCACGACCGGGCTGATCGGGGCTTACTCGGACGACATCGGGGCGAGCTTCAATCAAGGCTCGGCCTACGTCTTCCGCAACCTCGACACCGCCAGCCTTACTGTCACGCAGCACGTCAAATTGGTCGCCTCCGACGGCGCTGGGAGTGATAGCTTCGGCAGCTCTGTGAGCCTGGCGGGTGACGCGTTCACCATCGGTGCCTTTGGCAAAAACTTGGGTACAGGCCGCGCTTACACCGGGACGGTCAGCTCCGTTACCACACTGGACGAAGGCAACGCTAGCCGGACGATCGACGGCATCAGCTTTATCTCGCGGGACGACTGGATCATTGGCCAGACCACCAGCGACAACCAAGTGACCCTGCTCGCCGGTAACACAGGCGACGTCACCGCCGCAGGCAAGGCCGTTTATGTGGGGCAGAACGCCGGGTCGAACGACAACACGCTAGTCATCGCCGGCACGCTGACCGCCAGCCAGGTCAACGTCGGCACCGCGGGGAACACCGGCAACATGCTGCTCGTCAACGGCACGCTCAACGGCGGCGGCACGGTAACGGTCGCCAGTAACGCGACGCTCGCCGGCGCGGGCTTTATCGTCGGCAATGTCGTCAACGCTGGCCTGTTCTCCCCCGGCAACTCGCCGGGCGTCATGAGCATCACCGGTAACCTCTTGGGCAGCGGGGATTACCTGATGGAGATCGAATCGCTGTCGAGCTTCGACCAGATCAATCTTACCGGCGCGCTGAGCTTCAACGACTCGATCATCCGTATCGACCTTGGCGGCTACACACCTGTGCTCGACGACAGTTTCGACCTGTTCGACTTTGCAGGCACAATCGGCGGGTCGTGGAGCTTCGACTTCACGCAGGCCCCGCTAACGGCCGGGTTGACGTGGGACACCAACACCTTCGCCACGACCGGCAGCATCAGCGTGGTTCCGGAGCCCAGCGTTTGGTTCCTGGGCGGCTTGGCCACGATCGGCCTGAGCCTACTGCGCTTGTTGTCCATTCCCACACTTGGGCGGAAATAA
- the sppA gene encoding signal peptide peptidase SppA, translating into MDTPANAPQPENTPTPPPAATSTPTAGAAGTPPSPSRPASGPALEPVTIVPEGAASTMRVELVQGTWWGRFGTRIAWVIAGFCLLSMLGVFWQYQRYLNPNPQITEHFFEIDPALRASQLLATDKIAIITIEGTILQTDGFARWQIDQVRNDPAVKAIVLRIDSPGGTVNASHYLWHRVNQLKEQRNLPVVVSMGGMCASGGYYIAMAANPPSKEVIYAEPTTWTGSIGVMIPHYDVSRLLDDWRIKDDSIVSHPLKNAGSMTKEFTPEERKIFQELVNSSFQDFKDIVKGGRPKFMTDEEALNAVATGQVFTAKQALANGLVDKLGYLEDAVKQAAALANLTDPKQYRAVRYTAPRGLFDDMFGGLLGQSGNGPAPGHFTGDMGTTMTSSGSQTGATASLAIQTAAEILQPGPPRAYYLCTGWPGLGGW; encoded by the coding sequence ATGGATACTCCCGCGAACGCGCCCCAACCAGAAAACACCCCGACGCCTCCTCCTGCGGCTACTTCCACCCCCACGGCGGGTGCCGCCGGCACCCCCCCCAGCCCTTCCCGCCCGGCGTCCGGACCGGCCCTCGAGCCGGTGACTATCGTGCCCGAGGGGGCCGCCTCGACCATGCGCGTGGAACTGGTACAGGGGACCTGGTGGGGGCGCTTTGGCACGCGAATCGCCTGGGTGATCGCCGGTTTTTGCCTGTTGTCCATGCTGGGCGTCTTTTGGCAATACCAGCGCTACCTCAACCCCAACCCGCAAATCACCGAACATTTTTTTGAAATTGATCCCGCGCTGCGGGCCAGTCAGCTTTTGGCCACGGACAAAATCGCCATCATCACAATTGAAGGGACCATTCTACAGACCGACGGCTTTGCCCGCTGGCAAATCGATCAGGTCCGCAACGACCCCGCGGTTAAGGCGATCGTCCTGCGGATCGACTCCCCCGGCGGCACCGTCAACGCCAGCCATTACCTGTGGCACCGCGTCAACCAGCTAAAGGAACAACGCAACCTGCCGGTCGTGGTCAGCATGGGCGGCATGTGCGCCAGCGGAGGTTACTACATCGCCATGGCGGCCAATCCCCCGTCCAAGGAAGTCATCTATGCCGAGCCGACCACCTGGACCGGCTCGATCGGCGTGATGATTCCCCATTATGACGTGTCGCGGCTGCTGGACGACTGGCGGATCAAAGATGACAGCATTGTCAGCCACCCGCTCAAAAACGCCGGCAGCATGACCAAGGAATTTACCCCTGAAGAACGCAAAATTTTTCAGGAACTGGTCAATTCCTCATTTCAAGACTTTAAGGACATTGTCAAAGGGGGCCGACCAAAGTTCATGACCGACGAGGAAGCCCTGAACGCCGTGGCCACCGGGCAGGTCTTTACCGCCAAACAAGCCCTGGCCAACGGATTGGTCGATAAGCTGGGCTACCTGGAGGACGCCGTCAAACAAGCCGCGGCCCTGGCCAATCTGACCGATCCCAAGCAGTACCGCGCCGTCCGCTACACCGCCCCGCGCGGTCTGTTTGATGATATGTTCGGCGGACTCTTGGGCCAGAGTGGCAATGGCCCGGCCCCAGGACATTTCACGGGGGACATGGGGACAACAATGACCTCCAGCGGCAGCCAGACTGGCGCCACCGCGTCCCTGGCCATCCAGACCGCCGCCGAGATCCTGCAACCCGGCCCCCCACGGGCGTACTACCTGTGCACCGGCTGGCCGGGCCTGGGTGGGTGGTAA
- a CDS encoding sugar phosphate isomerase/epimerase: MFVAASTECLPELGIVEAIERFADLEYTSVEIALHEPRPAPAPAAEGQGGMSSWSGSIPWTATSTWATAGGKYLTPALVAADTERSIKLCRDTHRLTLASYSLDWPQDENYYAHFAAVCKLAKATKVVTLTVPAAELGTPFNQEIERLKQLVQIASVDGILVGLKTEVGTLTENPDTAVALCDNVKGLGITLDPSHYVCGPWNGRSYDQLLKYVVHVHLRDTKKDRFQVKVGQGEIEYGKIIASLELQKYNHALSVHITPQEDIDHHGELRKLRLLLESML, translated from the coding sequence GTGTTTGTCGCGGCCAGTACGGAGTGTTTGCCAGAATTGGGAATTGTCGAAGCGATCGAGCGCTTTGCCGACCTGGAATATACCAGTGTCGAAATTGCCCTGCATGAGCCTCGTCCCGCGCCAGCCCCCGCCGCGGAAGGCCAGGGAGGGATGTCGTCTTGGTCGGGATCAATTCCCTGGACGGCCACCAGCACTTGGGCTACGGCTGGCGGCAAATATCTTACGCCGGCGTTAGTCGCCGCCGATACCGAGCGGTCCATCAAGCTGTGCCGGGACACCCATCGACTGACGCTGGCTTCTTATTCACTGGATTGGCCCCAAGACGAGAATTACTACGCGCATTTTGCCGCGGTCTGCAAATTGGCCAAAGCCACCAAGGTGGTCACGCTAACGGTCCCCGCCGCGGAACTGGGGACGCCGTTTAATCAAGAGATTGAACGACTCAAGCAACTAGTGCAGATCGCCTCGGTCGATGGCATCTTGGTCGGGCTAAAGACCGAAGTGGGCACCCTGACCGAGAATCCCGACACCGCGGTCGCTCTGTGCGACAATGTCAAAGGATTGGGGATCACGCTGGACCCCAGTCATTATGTTTGTGGTCCCTGGAACGGCCGGTCTTATGACCAATTGCTAAAGTACGTTGTCCATGTTCATTTGCGCGACACCAAAAAGGACCGCTTTCAGGTCAAGGTGGGCCAGGGAGAGATCGAATACGGCAAGATTATCGCTTCGTTGGAATTGCAGAAGTACAATCACGCCCTCTCGGTGCATATCACGCCCCAAGAAGACATCGATCATCACGGGGAATTGCGTAAACTGCGCCTGCTGCTTGAGAGTATGCTGTAG
- a CDS encoding alanine--glyoxylate aminotransferase family protein, with the protein MPKKRLLTPGPTQVPEAALLSLARQVTHHRTPEFVGTFAAVQRGLQAVLRTAEDVIVLAGSGTAGMEAALVNSVPRGGKVLVLNAGVFAQRWAKLAAAFDIEVLEHTVPWGQAVDPADVRRLLVQHPGLHAVCGTLMESSTGVAHDVRAIGEIVSHSNALWIVDGISGVGVQECRMDEWGVDVLVVGGQKALMLPPGLAIVAASQKAWQAMEQIRPQAFYLDLRLHREKLRSAGSTPWTPAHTLIGALAQTLPVLTEPGMEAVWRHARRLGAAARAGGAAIGWRTFALRPADGMTAFAVPPGVDATQFLAILERRYGVKLAAGQLSLKGQIVRLAHMGLIDELDILSALAGMELVMAELGQPVTLGSGVAAASQVLLAGLE; encoded by the coding sequence ATGCCCAAGAAACGGTTACTCACTCCCGGTCCCACCCAAGTTCCCGAAGCCGCGCTTCTGTCCCTGGCGCGGCAGGTCACGCATCATCGCACTCCGGAGTTTGTCGGCACGTTTGCCGCGGTTCAGCGCGGTTTGCAAGCGGTGCTGCGGACCGCCGAAGATGTCATTGTGCTGGCAGGGTCGGGGACCGCGGGCATGGAGGCCGCCCTGGTCAACAGCGTCCCTCGCGGCGGAAAAGTCCTGGTTCTCAATGCCGGCGTCTTTGCCCAACGCTGGGCCAAATTGGCGGCGGCCTTTGACATTGAGGTGCTGGAACACACGGTCCCCTGGGGGCAGGCTGTGGATCCCGCGGACGTCCGGCGGTTGCTTGTTCAGCATCCCGGCCTGCATGCCGTCTGCGGCACCCTCATGGAAAGCAGCACTGGCGTCGCGCATGATGTCCGGGCAATTGGCGAAATTGTAAGCCACAGCAACGCCCTCTGGATCGTGGATGGCATTAGCGGTGTCGGCGTGCAAGAGTGCCGGATGGATGAGTGGGGGGTTGATGTGCTGGTGGTGGGGGGACAAAAAGCGCTGATGCTTCCACCCGGTTTGGCGATCGTCGCGGCTAGCCAAAAGGCCTGGCAGGCGATGGAACAAATCCGCCCCCAGGCGTTTTATTTGGATTTGCGGCTACATCGCGAAAAGCTTCGCTCGGCGGGGAGCACTCCCTGGACCCCGGCGCATACGCTCATCGGGGCGTTAGCGCAGACATTGCCCGTATTGACCGAACCGGGCATGGAGGCCGTCTGGCGGCATGCCCGACGGCTGGGCGCGGCGGCGCGCGCGGGGGGAGCGGCCATTGGCTGGCGAACCTTTGCCCTTCGGCCCGCGGACGGCATGACGGCCTTTGCCGTGCCACCCGGCGTGGACGCAACCCAGTTTTTGGCCATTTTAGAACGGCGTTACGGTGTAAAACTGGCTGCGGGACAGTTATCCCTCAAAGGGCAAATTGTCCGTCTGGCGCACATGGGCCTCATTGACGAGTTGGATATCCTGAGCGCGCTGGCAGGCATGGAACTTGTCATGGCCGAACTGGGCCAGCCAGTCACGCTGGGAAGCGGCGTCGCCGCCGCCAGCCAGGTCTTGCTGGCGGGGCTAGAGTGA